From the Aerococcus viridans genome, the window CTTGGTCCATTAAGGTCACAACATCTTCATGTTCTGCATATAATTCGCTGTAGTGGTCGATAATCGCTGCTTTAACCGCTTCGATATTTTCTTCACGTTCCAACTTGTCAAACGTTTGGATTGCTTCAACCATTTGTTGATTGTATTGTGCTGTTACTTCAGCAACCAACACGTTGTCCGGTGTATTTAATTGGACGTCCATTTTTTCTTGGCCAATTTTTTCCCGGATTTCATCTTGGAAGTAGCACAATTCACGAATTGATGTGTGACCAAACATTAGGGCTTCAAGCATTTCTGTTTCAGATAATTCAGCAGCTGATGATTCTACCATGTTGATGGCATCTTTAGAACCAGCAACAATTAACTCTAAATCAGATTGCGCTTGTTGTTCTACAGTTGGGTTGATCACGAAATCACCATTCACACGACCCACATTAACCCCTGCAATTGGACCGTCAAAAGGAATATCAGAGATCGTTAAGGCTGCTGATGAACCAAACATTGCGGCCATTTCTGGTGAACAGTCTGGGTCTACTGATAAAACAGTATTAATCACTTGCACTTCATTGGTAAACCCTTCGTCAAACATTGGACGGATTGGACGATCAATTAAACGTGCAGTTAATGTTGCATGTTCGCTTGGGCGACCTTCACGTTTAATGTAACCACCAGGAATTTTCCCTACTGAGTACATTTTTTCTTCATAGTTTACTTGTAATGGGAAGAAGTCTTGCCCTGGCTTAGCTTCTTTTGCCCCTACTACGGCAGTTAATACGACAGTATCTCCGTAACGAACCAATACCGCTGCATTGGCTTGTTTAGCTACCTGACCGTATTCGATCGATAATGGGCGGCCGGCCCAATTCATTTTAAACACTTGCTTTTCTTCCATGTTCTAACATGCTCCTTTATTTGCATACTGCCAACAAGTTTGCTACTAAACAAATTTCTAAGATCAAGACTTGATACTCACAAATTTGCATAGTAGTGAACAACTGTTGGCGCTTTTATTCCATACTAGTTTATTTTCCTATAAAAAGGGTTAAAAATCAACAAAAGCGAGACACAAAAGTATCCCGCTTTAAGATCATATTTATAAGAATTAACGACGTAAGCCTAATGCTTTGATTAATTCACGGTAACGTTGAACATCTTTGTTACGTAAGTAAGCTAACAAGTTACGACGGTGACCAACTTTTTTCATTAAACCACGGTAAGAATGGTGGTCTTTTTTGTGCGTACGTGCATGTTCGTTAAGAGAGTTGATATCTTCAGTTAAGATAGCGATTTGTACCTCTGGGCTACCAGTATCTCCTTCGTGACGTGCAAATTGTTGGATTAATTCGTTTTTACGTTCTTTTGAAATTGCCATGTGACAACACCTCTTTCATCATATTCGCCGTAAACTGCGACAAGCGTTGGTGATTCAACTCGCGAAGTAAACGGTCATCTGACATTATACACATAATCAACTTATAATGCAAATGGAATTTTGGGGAAATTAGCAAGCATAGATGTACTGTATTGATTAATCTAAGGTGTATTGAAATTTTTAGGCATTTCGGCCTGCACTTACCCATCATCGCCTTCCATGCGGTGGGATCGTCCAGAGCCTTGGTCTCTGGACTTGGCTGACTATTCATTCTGTATGGGCTAAAGCCCACAGACTGATATACGTCACCACATCCTCTTTCACCGCTAAGGCATGCTAGGTAGTTGTGGCCTCAGCTAAAACTCGTCAAAATATTTTCCACCTTACCTATCTAACCCCTAATCTGACCGCTAGTTCTATTAATGTGCTAAAAACATGAGCTTATTGAATAAACGATAGCTATTGCAAAACTCCCTGTCATTATCACACTAAAAAATAAATTTAATACTAGTTTTGATAAAGAAGGAATCGTGACATATTCAAAGACACAAAACTTTCCCAATACGCCAACCCGTGGACAACCAGCCTTTAGTCCCTTGCGAAATGTTCATACAATATATACAATAAAGCTTAATATCGACATGGAGGCAAGCAATGAAAAAAGATCCAATTCTACCTTATTTAATAGCATCCGCCATCACCGCAATACCCTTTATTTTAATCTGTTTAACAGCAATGATTGACGTTGATTTTTTGACGGTAGTCGACCAAAATATTGGCCAACATCTCTATCAATGGGGCCCACCGCCTTTTACAACTTTTGTACAATCTTTCACCCTCATCGGTAATGCCCAAGGAATCATTCCGCTCACGATGATTATAGCCGGTATTTTTTACTATATCAGCCGAAAATGGCAAGTATTCCTTTGGATAGTTTTCACTATTCTAGTTGGCGTTGGGCCTGTAGTTGACCTAATTAAAAACATTATTCGAAGGACGCGCCCTTCCTACTTGACGCACCTTGTTGACCAAGGGGGCTATTCCTTCCCTTCTGGACATGCAACTGGCGCAGTACTAGCATGGGGAACCCTAGCTTTCTTAATTTGGTATTATTTTAAGGATAAGTACCCAAAGATGATGCCCTACTTAATTGGCTTTACCATCTTCATGGTGGTTGCCATCAGTGCATCTCGCTTATACCTTGGCGTCCACTATCTATCTGATATTATCGCCGGTTGGTCTATAGGCGCTACTTGGTTAATCCTTTGCTTGAATTACTTTAACCTTTTCATAGCAGATAAAATTGCATTGGAAAATGAAGTAAAGGATACTAGCTTAAAAGAAGAATAAGCAAAGAAAAAGGCACCGCCGACAAAGCGATGCCTTTTTTGTTACTAAAAATTTTATGAAATATCAAACGCAAGCTACGCTTACTTGATAGCTAAGACAAGTAAGCGCTATTTCTTCATTTCCGCTTTCAATTCCATGATAATGTCACGAAGTTCTGCGGCTTTTTCAAAGTTCAAGTCCTTAGCAGCTTGTTTCATTTCTAATTCCACATTCCGTAAAGCTTGTTCTCTATCATCGCGTTTCAAAGCTCGGAGTTGTTCTGTTAGAGAATTACTCATTTCTTCAGAATTCACATGGGTAATTCGAATAGCATCACGAATTTCTTTCTTGATTGTTTGCGGTACAATCCCATGTTCCTTGTTATAAGCTTGTTGGATAGCACGACGACGGGCCGTTTCATCCATTGCCCGGCGCATAGAATCGGTGATTCCATCAGCATACATAATTACATGCCCATTTTGATTACGAGCTGCCCGTCCAATGGTCTGGATAAGTGACCGCTCATTACGCAGGAAGCCTTCTTTGTCTGCATCTAAAATCGTGACTAAAGATACTTCTGGCACATCAATCCCCTCACGCAGCAAGTTGATCCCAATTAATACATCAAAAACACCTAAACGCAAGTCACGGATGATTTCCGTCCGTTCTAACGTCTTGATATCAGAATGCAGATATTTCACCTTGATGCCCACTTCTTCTAAGTAGTCAGTCAAGTCTTCTGCCATTCGTTTGGTTAATGTGGTGATAAATACCCGCTCTTCCCGTTCGATCCGGTCATTGATTTCACTAATAATGTCGTCAATTTGACCTTCAATTGGACGCACTTCCACAGTAGGATCAAGTAAGCCAGTTGGTCGAATGATTTGTTCGACAATATCATCTTCGCCAGCTTTCTCAACTTCATAATCCGCTGGTGTTGCAGATACGTATAGGGTCTGGTTTAATTTTTCTTCAAACTCTTCTAATTTTAATGGTCGGTTATCCAAGGCGGAGGGTAAACGGAAACCGTGGTCAATTAAAACTTGTTTTCTAGCCTTATCGCCATTATACATGCCGCGCACCTGTGGCATGGTCATATGTGACTCATCCACCATTAATAAGAAATCTTCTGGGAAGAAATCGAGCAAGGTATAGGGTGCTTCCCCTGGTTGACGGCCGTCCATGTGACGAGAGTAGTTCTCAATTCCGTTACAGTAACCCATCTCAAGAAGCATTTCAATGTCATAGCGGGTACGTTGTTCTAGACGTTGCGCTTCAAGCAACTTCCCTTCATCATTCAACTCTTTCAAACGTTCTTCTAATTCAGCCTCAATTGATTTAACTGATTTCTCTACTTGTTCATGGTCCACCACAAAGTGCGTCGCTGGATAAATGGGAAAATGTTCTACTTCAGACTGGACTTCACCTGTTAAAGCATCCACTTCTCGAATTCGATCAATTTCATCACCAAAAAACTCCACTCGAATCGATGAAGAATCATGAGATGATAAGAAAACGTCCACAATATCCCCACGCACACGGAAAGTCCCACGCTGGAAGTCGATATCATTTCGTTCATACTGATTTTCAACTAAACGACGCATAAAGGCATCTCTAGATAATTCCTGTCCTTGTCTGATTGATATCACATGGTCTCGGTACTCGGCTGGATTCACCAACCCATAAATACAAGAAACAGAAGCTACTACAATCGTATCCCGACGCTCCAAAATAGAAGACGTCGCCGAATGACGCAACTTATCTATCTCATCATTCACTGAAGCTGATTTTTCAATATATGAATCACTTGACGGCACATAGGCCTCCGGTTGGTAGTAGTCGTAGTAAGATACGAAATACTCCACCGCATTATTCGGGAAGAATTCCTTTAATTCCCCGTATAATTGCCCAGCAAGTGTCTTATTATGGGCTAGAACCAAAGTTGGTCGGTTGGTTTGGGCGATCACATTGGCCATGGTAAAAGTCTTCCCAGTCCCCGTACCACCTAGTAAGACTTGCGCCTTATCGCCAGCCTCCACTTGTTCTACAATTCTTCTGATGGCTTCCGGTTGGTCCCCACTCGGTTCATATTCCGAAACTAAATCAAATTGGTTTATCATCATGAACCTCTCTTCCTTTTAAAATACACCATTACATACCCTAATATTATACCACCTAAGTGATTAAAGCCGAAACCTTAGCCCTTGGAAAAAGGGGGTTCGCGACTTGGTTAACGGTTCAGTGGAAACTGCTATCAGTTTTCAAAAATCACCAGCCTTTTTTCCTTCCCAATGCCAATAAATTTTTGAACAAAATCCTTTTACAAGATACAAGTCATATTCTTGATGGTCTCTATTAGCTCGCTATTTCCACCAAGTTTGATCTGCCCAAGACATTTTTCCTTATGAATACATAAGACATTATCACTTGTTTATTTAAAGTCGCCCCTTGAGAAAACCGTGTAATTCATTACATGGATGAATCAAGTCCTAGGGTGACCGTCATTGTATTCCGTTAATTGATTTTCTATATACTTTTTGACCGTTTCTTTAGACATACTGCCTACTGTTGCCATGAAATAACTAGGTGTCCATAAATGGCCACCCCATAACATTGTCTTTGTTTCTGGATAAGATTTGAACCATAGACGTGCAGATTTCCCTTTAAGTGTCTTGACGATACTACTTACGGCATGTTTAGGGTTGAACGAAATCAACATATGGATATGGTCAGGCATAACTTGCAGCGATTGGATCACAATATCATGTTCATCACAAATGTGCGTCAACATATCTTGCATGGCGTTTTGCTTTTCAATGGTTGTAAATATTTCCTTACGATACTTTGTTACCCAAACCAAATGGAAATTAAAATCATAGACATTTGTCCTTGTTTTCACAATCATATGTAAACACCTCTTCAACTACATTATAGCAATTGTTATCGCTATAAATAATATTCATATGTATGGTATAATATATCTATAAACGCAAGGGGGTGAAAACTTGTATCAAGGAATTGAATGTAAGATCTATCCTAACGAAAAACAGCGTCAGTTAATTCATATGACCTTTGGTCATACCCGATTCATCTGGAACGAAATGTTGGCCATGTTGAATGCGCGGTACGAAAACAATCCTGACCTTCAAATGCTATCTTATAATGTGTTATCCTCTCTTATTCCACAAATGAAGAAGGAATATCCCTGGTTGCGTGAAGTTGATAGCGTAGCTGTTCAATGTAGTGTTAAACGCTTATCCGAAACTTTTGTTCGTTTTTTTAAAGGTTATTCAAAATACCCAAAATTCAAATCAAAGAAGAACACCAGACAGTCGTATTTAAGTACCATACGTGGCAACAACATTCGTTTTAATGATAATCAGCGGTATATCAAATTACCCAAATTAGGTTGGATAAAATGTAAGTCAAGTGTGCTTCATATTGAGAATGAACGCATAAAATCTGTCACCGTAAAATATACACCTAGTGGCGACTACTATATCTCCCTTTTGGTCACAAGCGATAATCAAGCAATGCCCAAAACAGGAAATGTAGTCGGTGTCGATTTAGGTGTAAGTGATTTAGCTATTACGTCTGATGGTCAAAAATATCAAAGTCAGCGACTACATTTGTCTTATCAGAAGCAATTACATTATTGGGAAAAGCGAATGGCCCGTAGACGTTTAAAAGCCAAAAAGAACGGTGTGGATTTAGCGGATGCGAAAAACTACCAGCAAGCCAAACGCCAAGTGGCCCGTATTCATCAACGTATCAAAAACATCCGCAAGGATTACATGCATAAAATCACAACCGATATGGTTAAAAGTTATGACGTTATCGTTCTAGAGGATTTAAAGACGACTAATATGATGAAAAATCATCAATTAGCCCGTTCAATCGCTGGCCAATCCTGGCGGATGTTTAGAACAATCCTAGAGGCAAAGTGCGAAATGTACGATAAGACTTTTGTAGCTATTAATCCGTACAAGACGTCCCAAAAATGTTCCAATTGCGGGTATGATAGCGGTAAAAAAGCGTTAAATATACGTCATTGGACTTGTATGAAGTGTAATATGCATCACGATAGAGATATCAACGCAGCTAAAAATATATTAAATATTGGCCTGGAACAGGCCTTAGTTAAATAGCTTAGACCGCTGTTTTGCTTTGAAATAAGTGGAACAAGTCATGAGTGTTCCTAGAAACACGCCATTTTAATGGCGTTGTAGTTCATAGCAGGTTAGATAAGACTCATTAAATTTACCTTGACTTATCTCTTATTATTTCTGTATAATATTGTCTGTTAGTGACAAGTTCACTTTTATAATTTTGACAGGAAAGTGGGTGTTTTTAATGCCAAATATTGAATCAGCAATCAAACGTGCTCGTCAAAACGAAACTGCTAACGCTCGTAACAGTGCGAAAATCGCTTCTGTACGTACAGCTGTTAAACGTTTTGAACAAGCTGCTGCAGAAAACGCAGACAACAAGGATGAATTATTCCGTAACGCTTCTAAAATGTTAGATCAAGCTGCTAGCAAAGGATTAATCCACGCTAACAAAGCTGCTCGTGAAAAAGCTCGCTTAGCTAAAAAAGCATAATCGACCTTGGTAAATGGTGTTACCAAAACCAATCATTATAAAAAGCAGGAAAATGACGTACGCATTTTCCTGCTTTTTTTGTTGCCTGTTTTTTCTCACATATATGTCTTAACTAGCTGCCCTACCTGAACAAAAGTCTAAAATAAACCACTCAATCCCAAGATGTTGGTCTACTTTTCCCTGTTTAATATCAAAGTCTAATTCAATCAACTTCATATAACCCACCATGAGTAAATTCGGCGAATAAGGATGAATCGATTGGCCAGCCATTTTAATCCGGTATGGATGAACGCCAATCGTTTCAGCCATTGATCCTTGGTCATAACCCGCTTTCTTCAATTGGATAATTTGCGTATACAAGCGGAAGTTAGACTGGAGTAAACCAAGAATGGCGATGGGTTGATTTTTCTGTGCGATTAGTTCGCGGTATAACCTTAAAGCAGCGGCTGAATCTTGACGCATAATATGGTCCGTCAGATGGAAGATATTGTCATCCAATGACGGTGTCACCAACAAGTCTACATCTCGCTGGTTGATCCTTTTCTCATCCCCTACATATAAAATCAACTTGTCCATCTCACGAATGGACTGGGTAAGCTGGAAATTGGTTCGTTTCAAGAATAGGGCCATGGCTTCTCTGGTCATATCGACGCCTTCTGAAGCCACGTACCGCTGCATATAGTCCTTCACTTGAGGTTCGGCCATGACAGAGGTATCCACAAATGTGGCCTTCTTCTTGAGTTGCTTCACAATTTTCTTCCGGCCATCTAAGGATTCATAATCAGCCACAATGACTAATACCACATCATCTGCTGGATTATCCAGGTATTCGAGTAAGGACGCGTCATCCTGCTTAATGGCGTTCTTCTTTTGTGACCCCGTTAAAAAAGCTGGTTGCCGCATTAAAATCAGTCTCGGTTGATTGAAAAATGAAATAGTGTTGGCTTCAACCATCACGTCCGCCAAGCTGTCTTCTTCCATATCAAATGACATGTAATTCATGGCGTTGGCGTCTTCTTGTAAGTACTGGCTTTCAATGGCCGTTAGAAACCGGTTGATTAAGTAGGTTTCAGGCCCTTGTAGTACATATATAGGGTCAATTTGCCCGTTATTTAGCGCCTGTAATGCCTTTTGTAATTCCATAACCTACCTCCTAATTTGATTGCACACTGTCTATTTTAGCGGATTTGGGCCAGTAAATATAGTGGACAGCGCCCATTGTATCCGTCCGGTATATTTTTGTTTGATTAGCTTCTAAATCAGCCACCACCCGGTCAGCTGGATGGCCATACCGGTTGTCTTTACCCACTGAAATCCAAGCGATTTTTGGGTCAGTCCGCTCGATAAAGTCAGCTGGCGTTGAATGGTCTGATCCATGGTGGGCAACTTTTAAAATATCCACCGGTAGACTCGGGAGCGCATTTTCTGCTGCCCCGTCTATATCCCCCGTAAATAGAAAGTCATGAAGTCCTATTCTACCATATAAGACTAAAGAATCCGCATTTTCTCCTGCACCTGATTTATCCGGCGCTAAAACTTGTAAATTAGTTGTTTGGTCAAGGGCCACCTGGTCTCCAGATTTAAGCCAGATAATCTCCATTTTGGGATTTTTCCCGGCCTCGATTGCCTCCTGCAAGGTGGTTAAGGATTCTGTGTCCGCGTCCATTCCGATGGGTAAATATAAGGTTTCGATTTTAAAAGCCTTGGCGATTTCACCGAATGATCCGATGTGGTCGAAGTCGCCGTGAGTTAAAAACACCCCATCGATGGTCCTTGTGCCCGCCGCTTTAAGCGCTGGAATAATTTGCCTTTCAGCGATACTTTCAGTATCCCGTAATTGCCAGGATTTGGATGGATCTCGGTCAGCTAAAAGTGTAGCGAAGTTGATTTTCCCCGCTAAATCGATTAAATAGACCTTTCTTTGGTAAGGCATTTCTAGGAAAAAGGTATCCCCCTGCCCAATCGCTAGCATGGCTACTTGCCCGTATCTTTGTAAATAAGGGTTCAAATACAGTAAAACTAAGCTAAGCGCTAGTAGTCCGTGCAAGCTTTTACTGATTTTCGCTTTTGAAAGATCCGCTAGATACATGAGTAAAGTGACCACAAAAAATACCAAGACAGCAATTTGTGGCCTACCCGTCACCCACTGAAACCAAGTCCATTTTCCAGCGAAAAGCGCTAGCATTTCTATTCCCTCAATCAAATAGGCTAATCCAGCTTGTAGCCAGGTGAAATAAGGGCCTAAGCCGGTGATTTGAATGAGTAAAATCAAAAGGAGTCCGGGAAATAAAAAGGTGGCGAATAGCCAGGAGTAGCCGTAATTTAAGATAAGAGACACCCAGGAGAATTCAAAGTAGGTCATGGTTAAAAAGGGAATGGTGACTAAACTACAGATGAAACTTTGCCAGATTTCGACTTGTAGGGAGTGCCGGCATTTGGCTTGGATAAATTTCCCAGTAAATAAAATGGTATAGGACAAGGCATAGGTCAACTGAAAGGACAGGGTAAAGATACTGCGTGGGTCTACAATTAGGAGCAAAATCATGGACCAGGAAGTGCCTACGAGTGACGAAGGTTGCCCGCCCCACCGCTTTTGGAGGACGTTATAAGTATAAGCTACAAAGGACCGAATCAGGCCGTAGGGCCACCCTAAAAAGACGGTGTATATGAGTAGGATGGCAATGGCGAAATAATCAAAAGATTCTACTGTGACGCCTAATCGGAGAAGGATTTTCTTGAAGAAAGTTAAGAAATACTGGACGTGAAAACCGGAAATCGAAAACAAATGAATCAGGCCGATTGCTTGATAAGCATCTAATACTTCCCCTTCAAGGGCATCCATTTCATTGAAAAAGAGGGATAAGGTATAGGCTGATACGGTTGGATTTTGAATGGTTGTCAGCCAATTAATGATGGCTTGTCTTTGGTTGGCTAACCAAAATTGACCATGATTCAAATCCCCATTAATGTTAATGGCATCCGGTGACATGATCCAATAGATATCTTGCCGTTTTAAATAAGTCCGGTAGTTAAACAGATGAAAATTTTGGTTTTCATCCGCTTGTTCTAATGTGCCAGTAAGGGTAGCCTGAAAAGATTGTTCTTTATCTAACCAAGCTTTTTGGTTATCTTCGTCTTCAAGCATATAAAATACTTGTACCTTTTCATTTTGTCCCTTTAAGAGCGTAGTCCCTCGAAAAGACAACAGATTGCCTTCAACTTTTACATCAGTGATGGCCACATCCATAACCAATTCTTCTTCTGCCCCAGTTAGGATACTGTGTCGACTAGCATCTTGATAGGCAAAATAAGCGCCGAGTAAACAATGTACAAACACTAGTTGTAGCAAAAATTTGCCTTCTTTTAAAGCAAGCACACGGACCAAAAATAAGCCATAAGAAAGCCAGACCCAAGGACTATTGGTCAGGACCACAACTGCAAGTAGAAGAACACCTAAACTATGGAGGACTAACTTATATTGCATCTTAATCCACCGTAATTAAAGGCCGTAACTTCTCCATCGTTTTCTCCCCAATTCCTGACACTTGGTCTAGGTCATCAATGGTTTCAAATAGACCGTTCGTCTCCCGGTAATTAATGATATCGGCCGCCCGCTTCTCGCCTATACCAGATAAGGTCTGTAGCATTGTAGCATCTGCAGTATTGATATTGACCAGGCCCCCGTCACTATTGGGATCCCCAGAACGCACGGATACATCACTTTCTGTGACCTGAGAATCAGCAACCAATGCTTCAGTTGAAGGACTAACCTCTTCGCCCATTTTCGGGACATAAATCACCATTTGATCAGTGACTAATTGCGCCAAATTCACCTGACTTTGGTCC encodes:
- the uvrB gene encoding excinuclease ABC subunit UvrB — protein: MMINQFDLVSEYEPSGDQPEAIRRIVEQVEAGDKAQVLLGGTGTGKTFTMANVIAQTNRPTLVLAHNKTLAGQLYGELKEFFPNNAVEYFVSYYDYYQPEAYVPSSDSYIEKSASVNDEIDKLRHSATSSILERRDTIVVASVSCIYGLVNPAEYRDHVISIRQGQELSRDAFMRRLVENQYERNDIDFQRGTFRVRGDIVDVFLSSHDSSSIRVEFFGDEIDRIREVDALTGEVQSEVEHFPIYPATHFVVDHEQVEKSVKSIEAELEERLKELNDEGKLLEAQRLEQRTRYDIEMLLEMGYCNGIENYSRHMDGRQPGEAPYTLLDFFPEDFLLMVDESHMTMPQVRGMYNGDKARKQVLIDHGFRLPSALDNRPLKLEEFEEKLNQTLYVSATPADYEVEKAGEDDIVEQIIRPTGLLDPTVEVRPIEGQIDDIISEINDRIEREERVFITTLTKRMAEDLTDYLEEVGIKVKYLHSDIKTLERTEIIRDLRLGVFDVLIGINLLREGIDVPEVSLVTILDADKEGFLRNERSLIQTIGRAARNQNGHVIMYADGITDSMRRAMDETARRRAIQQAYNKEHGIVPQTIKKEIRDAIRITHVNSEEMSNSLTEQLRALKRDDREQALRNVELEMKQAAKDLNFEKAAELRDIIMELKAEMKK
- a CDS encoding RNA-guided endonuclease TnpB family protein; the encoded protein is MYQGIECKIYPNEKQRQLIHMTFGHTRFIWNEMLAMLNARYENNPDLQMLSYNVLSSLIPQMKKEYPWLREVDSVAVQCSVKRLSETFVRFFKGYSKYPKFKSKKNTRQSYLSTIRGNNIRFNDNQRYIKLPKLGWIKCKSSVLHIENERIKSVTVKYTPSGDYYISLLVTSDNQAMPKTGNVVGVDLGVSDLAITSDGQKYQSQRLHLSYQKQLHYWEKRMARRRLKAKKNGVDLADAKNYQQAKRQVARIHQRIKNIRKDYMHKITTDMVKSYDVIVLEDLKTTNMMKNHQLARSIAGQSWRMFRTILEAKCEMYDKTFVAINPYKTSQKCSNCGYDSGKKALNIRHWTCMKCNMHHDRDINAAKNILNIGLEQALVK
- a CDS encoding DNA internalization-related competence protein ComEC/Rec2; amino-acid sequence: MQYKLVLHSLGVLLLAVVVLTNSPWVWLSYGLFLVRVLALKEGKFLLQLVFVHCLLGAYFAYQDASRHSILTGAEEELVMDVAITDVKVEGNLLSFRGTTLLKGQNEKVQVFYMLEDEDNQKAWLDKEQSFQATLTGTLEQADENQNFHLFNYRTYLKRQDIYWIMSPDAININGDLNHGQFWLANQRQAIINWLTTIQNPTVSAYTLSLFFNEMDALEGEVLDAYQAIGLIHLFSISGFHVQYFLTFFKKILLRLGVTVESFDYFAIAILLIYTVFLGWPYGLIRSFVAYTYNVLQKRWGGQPSSLVGTSWSMILLLIVDPRSIFTLSFQLTYALSYTILFTGKFIQAKCRHSLQVEIWQSFICSLVTIPFLTMTYFEFSWVSLILNYGYSWLFATFLFPGLLLILLIQITGLGPYFTWLQAGLAYLIEGIEMLALFAGKWTWFQWVTGRPQIAVLVFFVVTLLMYLADLSKAKISKSLHGLLALSLVLLYLNPYLQRYGQVAMLAIGQGDTFFLEMPYQRKVYLIDLAGKINFATLLADRDPSKSWQLRDTESIAERQIIPALKAAGTRTIDGVFLTHGDFDHIGSFGEIAKAFKIETLYLPIGMDADTESLTTLQEAIEAGKNPKMEIIWLKSGDQVALDQTTNLQVLAPDKSGAGENADSLVLYGRIGLHDFLFTGDIDGAAENALPSLPVDILKVAHHGSDHSTPADFIERTDPKIAWISVGKDNRYGHPADRVVADLEANQTKIYRTDTMGAVHYIYWPKSAKIDSVQSN
- the rpsT gene encoding 30S ribosomal protein S20; translated protein: MPNIESAIKRARQNETANARNSAKIASVRTAVKRFEQAAAENADNKDELFRNASKMLDQAASKGLIHANKAAREKARLAKKA
- a CDS encoding phosphatase PAP2 family protein; the encoded protein is MKKDPILPYLIASAITAIPFILICLTAMIDVDFLTVVDQNIGQHLYQWGPPPFTTFVQSFTLIGNAQGIIPLTMIIAGIFYYISRKWQVFLWIVFTILVGVGPVVDLIKNIIRRTRPSYLTHLVDQGGYSFPSGHATGAVLAWGTLAFLIWYYFKDKYPKMMPYLIGFTIFMVVAISASRLYLGVHYLSDIIAGWSIGATWLILCLNYFNLFIADKIALENEVKDTSLKEE
- the rpsO gene encoding 30S ribosomal protein S15; translation: MAISKERKNELIQQFARHEGDTGSPEVQIAILTEDINSLNEHARTHKKDHHSYRGLMKKVGHRRNLLAYLRNKDVQRYRELIKALGLRR
- the holA gene encoding DNA polymerase III subunit delta, producing MELQKALQALNNGQIDPIYVLQGPETYLINRFLTAIESQYLQEDANAMNYMSFDMEEDSLADVMVEANTISFFNQPRLILMRQPAFLTGSQKKNAIKQDDASLLEYLDNPADDVVLVIVADYESLDGRKKIVKQLKKKATFVDTSVMAEPQVKDYMQRYVASEGVDMTREAMALFLKRTNFQLTQSIREMDKLILYVGDEKRINQRDVDLLVTPSLDDNIFHLTDHIMRQDSAAALRLYRELIAQKNQPIAILGLLQSNFRLYTQIIQLKKAGYDQGSMAETIGVHPYRIKMAGQSIHPYSPNLLMVGYMKLIELDFDIKQGKVDQHLGIEWFILDFCSGRAAS
- the tnpA gene encoding IS200/IS605 family transposase, with product MIVKTRTNVYDFNFHLVWVTKYRKEIFTTIEKQNAMQDMLTHICDEHDIVIQSLQVMPDHIHMLISFNPKHAVSSIVKTLKGKSARLWFKSYPETKTMLWGGHLWTPSYFMATVGSMSKETVKKYIENQLTEYNDGHPRT